One stretch of Pseudomonas sp. NC02 DNA includes these proteins:
- a CDS encoding efflux RND transporter periplasmic adaptor subunit gives MNNRIVNMALLGGVLLLGLGGGYWLAQTREAQPAMAGTMQAPDEKKALYWYDPMYPQQKFDKPGKSPFMDMQLVPRYAGGAEESAAIQIDPSLTQNIGVRLASVSRGVLASSLELSGILAFNDRDVAVVQARAAGFVERVYARAPGDVLKAQAPLADILVPEWAAAQEEFLALRHSDPGLLAAARQRLRLSGMPAGLITQMERSGRAQSVMTITTPLGGALQTLDVREGMTVAAGQTLARVNGLGTVWLQVAVPEAQGAALAVGQTVESRFVGLPGQVVKGTVAAILPATAMDSRTVQVRVELPNPDGMLRPGMTAQVRLAQSSGQSVLLLPSEALIRTGKRELVMVAEEGGRYRPVEVQVGAENQDNTVILAGLQEGQQVVASGQFLLDSEASLKGITTQSSGGFSDEGAMDGMSMQPGARP, from the coding sequence ATGAATAACCGAATCGTGAATATGGCCCTGTTGGGCGGCGTCCTGCTGCTGGGTCTGGGTGGCGGCTATTGGCTGGCGCAGACACGCGAGGCACAGCCGGCCATGGCCGGGACGATGCAGGCGCCGGACGAGAAAAAGGCGCTGTACTGGTACGACCCGATGTACCCGCAGCAAAAATTCGACAAGCCGGGCAAGTCGCCCTTCATGGACATGCAACTGGTGCCGCGCTACGCCGGTGGCGCCGAGGAGAGTGCGGCGATTCAGATCGACCCCAGCCTGACCCAGAACATCGGCGTGCGCCTGGCGAGCGTCAGCCGTGGGGTGCTGGCGTCGAGTCTTGAGCTGTCGGGAATCCTCGCCTTCAACGACCGCGATGTGGCGGTGGTGCAGGCGCGCGCTGCCGGATTTGTCGAGCGGGTTTACGCCCGTGCGCCGGGGGATGTGCTCAAGGCCCAGGCGCCCCTGGCGGACATTCTGGTGCCCGAATGGGCCGCCGCTCAGGAAGAGTTCCTTGCTCTGCGACACAGCGATCCAGGTTTGTTGGCTGCCGCCCGCCAGCGCCTGCGCCTGAGTGGCATGCCCGCCGGGCTGATCACGCAGATGGAGCGCAGCGGCCGAGCGCAATCGGTGATGACCATCACCACCCCGCTGGGCGGCGCGTTGCAAACCCTCGACGTACGCGAAGGCATGACCGTCGCGGCGGGCCAAACCCTGGCGCGGGTCAATGGCCTGGGCACCGTGTGGCTGCAGGTCGCCGTGCCTGAAGCCCAGGGCGCCGCGCTGGCCGTTGGGCAAACGGTCGAGAGCCGTTTTGTCGGGTTGCCGGGACAAGTCGTCAAAGGCACCGTAGCCGCGATTCTGCCGGCAACTGCCATGGACAGCCGCACCGTGCAGGTTCGGGTCGAACTGCCCAACCCTGACGGTATGTTGCGCCCCGGTATGACCGCCCAGGTGCGCCTGGCCCAATCCAGCGGCCAATCGGTGCTGTTGCTGCCGAGCGAGGCGTTGATTCGCACCGGCAAACGCGAGCTGGTGATGGTGGCCGAGGAGGGCGGGCGATATCGCCCGGTAGAAGTCCAGGTAGGTGCAGAAAACCAGGACAACACCGTCATCCTCGCCGGCCTGCAGGAAGGCCAGCAGGTGGTGGCCTCCGGTCAATTTCTGCTGGACTCCGAAGCAAGTTTGAAGGGAATTACCACTCAATCGTCCGGCGGTTTTTCAGATGAGGGGGCCATGGACGGCATGAGCATGCAACCGGGAGCCCGGCCATGA